From one Luteolibacter sp. SL250 genomic stretch:
- a CDS encoding agmatine deiminase family protein, giving the protein MNAAAAGYAMPPEWAPQEAVWLSWPVDDPRHWGGAKKDLMWSKFAEIAAGISRFEPVRINAPGADHAAIAAACNRAKAVPERVELFDHPHNDVWCRDHGPIFVKHHGTGDTAVTDWGFNAWGGKFPPWDLDDAIPSRVAAALGKRLFKQDMILEGGAIEINGTGQLLTTEAVLLNPNRNPHLGREEIEQRLRDGLGVSEILWLKQGIEGDDTDGHIDDLARFVDEETILACIDLSGTTENRKVLANNLGRLRDFQSPKKRPFEIIEIPLPEACEVPGWRLPVLPASYVNFLIVNGGVLVPTFRQGRNDDRALGMIRELLPGREVVGIDCLDLVEEGGTLHCISQQQPA; this is encoded by the coding sequence ATGAACGCCGCCGCCGCAGGATACGCCATGCCACCCGAGTGGGCACCCCAGGAAGCCGTCTGGCTGTCCTGGCCGGTGGATGACCCGCGCCACTGGGGCGGAGCCAAAAAGGACCTGATGTGGTCGAAGTTCGCGGAAATCGCCGCGGGCATCTCCCGCTTCGAGCCGGTCCGGATCAACGCGCCGGGAGCGGACCACGCCGCCATCGCCGCCGCCTGTAACCGGGCGAAGGCCGTGCCGGAGCGCGTGGAGCTTTTCGACCACCCGCACAATGACGTCTGGTGCCGCGACCACGGCCCCATCTTCGTGAAACACCACGGAACCGGAGACACCGCCGTCACCGACTGGGGATTCAACGCATGGGGTGGAAAATTTCCGCCGTGGGATCTGGACGACGCCATCCCCTCCCGCGTCGCCGCGGCGCTGGGCAAGCGCTTGTTCAAGCAGGACATGATCCTGGAAGGCGGCGCGATCGAAATCAACGGCACGGGCCAGCTCCTCACCACGGAGGCGGTGCTGCTCAATCCGAACCGGAACCCGCACCTCGGCCGGGAGGAGATCGAGCAACGCCTGCGCGATGGTCTGGGCGTTTCGGAAATCCTGTGGCTGAAGCAGGGCATTGAGGGCGACGACACGGACGGCCACATCGACGACCTCGCCCGGTTCGTGGATGAGGAAACCATCCTCGCCTGCATCGACTTGTCCGGCACGACTGAAAACCGGAAGGTACTGGCAAACAACCTCGGGCGGCTGCGGGACTTCCAGAGTCCGAAGAAGCGGCCGTTCGAGATCATCGAGATCCCGCTGCCGGAGGCCTGTGAGGTGCCCGGCTGGCGGCTGCCGGTGCTGCCGGCGTCGTATGTGAATTTCCTCATCGTGAACGGCGGCGTGCTGGTCCCCACCTTCCGCCAGGGGCGGAACGACGACCGCGCGCTGGGAATGATCCGCGAGCTGCTCCCCGGCCGTGAGGTCGTAGGCATCGACTGTCTGGATCTGGTCGAGGAAGGCGGCACGCTCCACTGCATCTCCCAGCAGCAGCCGGCTTGA
- a CDS encoding FdhF/YdeP family oxidoreductase produces the protein MSDEEQPVQEKPKKWAAGLPAVTSSIKFIMEGPGLLRGTAALLEMNQKGGFDCPSCAWPDPDGNRSVAEFCENGAKALASEATTKLADRKFFAEHSVRDLQEQTDLWHDRQGRIAEPMILRPGNDHYQPISWEDAFRIIAAHLRKLGSPDEAVFYTSGRASNEAAFLYQLFVRSYGTNNLPDCSNMCHESSGLALKQSIGVGKGTVTMDDFLEADVILCAGQNPGTNHPRMLTTLEEAVKRGAEIVAINPLRETGLVAFSHPQHVGGLLGRSTPLASRFLRVRINGDLALFRGIAKALMEEETLSPGVLDASFLRDHTEGFGAYRNAVEETRWEEIVRMSGVEESEIRSLAELLVRKSRKVITCWAMGLTQHRNAVATIREITNVHLLLGAIGRPGAGLCPVRGHSNVQGDRTVGIFEKMPESFLAALDRECGISAPRKHGFDTVASIHAMHDGRAKVFFALGGNFLQASPDTDYTAEALHNCELTCHVSTKLNRSHLVTGGTALILPCLGRSERDGIDHFVTCENSMGVVQMSQGVLSPASPDLLSEVAIVARLAEAYHRDGSPVPWRWLAEDYDRIRDLIERVVPGFENYNDRVSHPGGFYLPNSAKERRWDTPEKKAVFATGSIDIFEPAPGRLVLQTLRSHDQFNTTVYGPDDRYRGISDARRIILVNPEDLLERNIKPGTPVDITSHWEGGTRTARGFVALPYEMPRGSAAAYFPEANVLVPIGSQAEGSGTPTSKSVEIDIRCSEA, from the coding sequence ATGAGCGATGAGGAACAGCCGGTGCAGGAGAAGCCCAAGAAGTGGGCGGCGGGGCTGCCGGCGGTGACCTCCTCCATAAAATTCATCATGGAGGGGCCCGGCCTCCTGCGGGGCACGGCGGCCTTGCTCGAAATGAACCAGAAAGGCGGCTTCGACTGCCCAAGCTGCGCTTGGCCGGACCCGGACGGGAACCGGTCCGTCGCGGAGTTCTGTGAGAACGGGGCGAAGGCACTGGCTTCCGAGGCCACCACAAAGCTGGCCGACCGGAAATTTTTCGCGGAGCACTCCGTCCGGGACCTGCAGGAGCAGACGGACCTGTGGCATGACCGGCAGGGACGCATCGCGGAGCCGATGATCCTCCGTCCGGGCAATGACCACTATCAGCCGATCTCCTGGGAGGATGCGTTCAGGATCATCGCCGCGCACCTGCGGAAGCTCGGCTCTCCGGATGAGGCCGTCTTCTACACCTCCGGGCGGGCCAGCAATGAGGCGGCCTTCCTCTATCAGCTCTTCGTCCGCAGCTACGGGACGAACAACCTGCCGGATTGCTCGAACATGTGCCATGAGTCGAGCGGCCTCGCCCTGAAGCAATCCATCGGCGTGGGGAAGGGGACCGTGACCATGGACGACTTCCTGGAGGCGGATGTCATCCTCTGCGCCGGGCAGAATCCGGGGACCAACCACCCGCGCATGCTCACCACGCTGGAGGAGGCGGTGAAGCGCGGCGCGGAGATCGTCGCCATCAACCCGCTGCGGGAAACGGGGCTGGTCGCCTTTTCCCATCCGCAGCATGTCGGTGGACTGCTCGGCCGGTCCACCCCGCTGGCCTCCCGGTTCCTGCGGGTCCGGATCAATGGCGATCTCGCGCTTTTCCGTGGCATCGCAAAGGCGTTGATGGAGGAAGAAACCTTGTCCCCCGGTGTGCTGGACGCCTCTTTCCTGCGTGACCACACGGAGGGCTTCGGAGCCTACCGCAACGCGGTGGAGGAAACCCGCTGGGAGGAGATCGTCCGCATGAGCGGGGTGGAGGAAAGCGAGATCCGCTCGCTGGCGGAGCTGCTGGTGAGGAAGTCCCGCAAGGTCATCACCTGCTGGGCCATGGGCCTCACCCAGCACCGCAACGCGGTGGCCACCATCCGGGAAATCACCAATGTCCACTTGCTGCTGGGGGCCATTGGCAGGCCCGGCGCGGGGCTGTGTCCGGTGCGCGGCCACAGCAACGTACAGGGCGACCGCACCGTGGGCATCTTCGAGAAGATGCCGGAGTCCTTTCTCGCAGCGCTCGATCGGGAGTGTGGCATCAGCGCGCCGCGCAAGCATGGCTTCGACACGGTGGCATCCATCCACGCCATGCACGATGGCCGGGCGAAGGTGTTTTTCGCGCTGGGCGGAAATTTCCTCCAGGCCTCTCCGGACACGGACTACACGGCGGAGGCGCTGCACAACTGCGAGCTGACCTGCCATGTCTCCACAAAGCTGAACCGCAGCCATCTGGTGACGGGGGGGACCGCGCTCATCCTGCCGTGCCTGGGCCGCAGCGAGCGGGATGGGATCGACCATTTCGTGACCTGTGAGAACTCGATGGGCGTGGTCCAGATGTCGCAGGGCGTGCTTTCCCCCGCGTCGCCCGACCTGCTCAGCGAGGTGGCCATCGTCGCCCGGCTGGCGGAGGCCTACCACCGGGACGGCAGCCCGGTGCCGTGGCGGTGGCTGGCGGAAGATTACGACCGCATCCGCGATCTCATCGAGCGGGTGGTGCCCGGTTTTGAAAACTACAATGACCGGGTCTCCCATCCCGGTGGATTCTACCTCCCGAACTCCGCGAAGGAACGCCGGTGGGACACTCCGGAAAAGAAGGCCGTCTTCGCCACGGGCTCCATCGATATCTTCGAACCCGCGCCGGGCCGTCTGGTCCTCCAGACGCTCCGCAGCCATGACCAGTTCAACACCACGGTCTATGGCCCGGACGACCGCTACCGTGGCATCTCCGATGCGCGGCGCATCATCCTGGTGAACCCGGAGGACCTGCTGGAAAGGAACATCAAGCCGGGCACCCCCGTGGACATCACCAGCCATTGGGAGGGAGGCACACGCACCGCCCGGGGATTCGTCGCCCTGCCCTACGAGATGCCCCGCGGCAGCGCCGCCGCCTACTTTCCCGAAGCGAACGTCCTCGTCCCTATCGGAAGCCAGGCGGAGGGCAGTGGCACCCCGACCAGCAAGTCCGTGGAGATCGATATCCGGTGCAGTGAGGCCTGA
- a CDS encoding arylsulfatase has protein sequence MIRRLLLVFVSFVSFCTAAERKPNIIFILADDLGYGELGSYGQKIIQTRNLDLMASEGMRFTHFYSGATVCAPSRSVLMTGQHQGHTRVRGNAGKKNPLAQALRPGDVTVASLLKQQGYTTALIGKWGLGDEGAAEVGMPRRHGFDQFFGYLNQSHAHNHYPKELWRNEEKVPNEGYSDDHFATESLKFVADNKDRPFFLYWSMVVPHAHNAMRGKGPLGGAEVPDLGIYADKDWPGPDKGHAAMITRLDSYVGRMMEQLRNLGIAENTLVIFTSDNGPHNESGHDITRFNPSGPFTGIKRALTDGGIRVPFIAWWPGKVKPAVSAHVGYFGDIMATAADLSGATLPPDRDSISLLPVLSGQGEQKEHEFLYWEFHEGGFRQAALYQGRWKGIRRNGKMFLYDQRNDVAEKNDVAAQHPDVLAKIDAYLKTARSESPDWPVEKD, from the coding sequence ATGATCCGCCGACTACTGCTGGTGTTCGTCTCGTTCGTTTCCTTTTGCACGGCGGCGGAGCGAAAACCCAACATCATCTTCATCCTTGCGGATGACCTCGGCTACGGGGAGCTTGGTAGTTACGGGCAGAAGATCATCCAGACCCGCAACCTGGATCTTATGGCTTCCGAAGGGATGAGGTTCACCCACTTCTATTCCGGTGCCACCGTCTGCGCGCCGTCACGCAGCGTGCTGATGACCGGCCAACACCAGGGCCACACCCGCGTGCGCGGGAATGCGGGCAAAAAAAACCCGCTGGCCCAGGCACTGCGCCCGGGGGATGTGACGGTTGCCTCCCTGCTGAAGCAGCAGGGCTACACCACCGCCCTCATCGGCAAATGGGGACTGGGTGACGAAGGCGCGGCGGAAGTCGGCATGCCGCGCAGGCATGGCTTCGACCAGTTCTTCGGCTACCTGAACCAGAGCCACGCCCACAACCACTACCCGAAGGAACTGTGGCGCAACGAAGAGAAGGTGCCGAACGAAGGCTACTCCGACGACCATTTCGCGACGGAATCCCTGAAGTTCGTCGCGGACAACAAGGACCGGCCGTTCTTCCTCTACTGGAGCATGGTGGTGCCGCACGCGCACAACGCGATGCGCGGGAAAGGCCCGCTGGGTGGCGCGGAGGTGCCGGATCTGGGCATCTATGCGGACAAGGACTGGCCCGGCCCGGACAAAGGCCACGCCGCCATGATCACGCGGCTGGATTCCTACGTCGGGCGGATGATGGAGCAGTTGCGGAACCTGGGCATCGCGGAGAACACGCTGGTTATCTTCACCAGCGACAACGGCCCTCACAACGAGAGCGGCCACGACATCACACGCTTCAATCCGTCCGGTCCGTTCACCGGCATCAAGCGGGCTCTGACGGACGGCGGCATCCGCGTGCCGTTCATCGCTTGGTGGCCCGGCAAGGTGAAGCCCGCTGTCTCAGCACACGTCGGCTACTTCGGTGACATCATGGCGACCGCCGCTGACCTGTCCGGCGCGACGCTGCCACCGGACCGCGACTCCATCAGCCTGCTGCCCGTCCTTTCAGGCCAGGGGGAACAGAAGGAGCATGAGTTTCTCTACTGGGAATTCCACGAAGGCGGCTTCCGCCAAGCCGCGCTCTACCAAGGCCGCTGGAAAGGCATCCGCCGCAACGGCAAAATGTTCCTCTACGACCAGCGGAATGATGTAGCGGAAAAGAACGACGTCGCCGCACAGCATCCGGACGTGCTCGCAAAGATCGACGCGTATCTGAAAACGGCACGCAGTGAGTCACCCGACTGGCCCGTGGAAAAGGATTGA
- a CDS encoding FAD-dependent oxidoreductase: MRQTIPILLFSTCLSPAADVVIYGATPGGIASAISAAKSGSTVTVVEPGNRIGGLVTSGLSHTDFHSFESLSGSFADFASRVEAHYIKTYGKDSQQVKDCFRGTFAEPKVNLLVLEQMLAEQKGITIFKGSHLSGVTVKDGRIVSASFSSGDYTTTHDGKVFIDATYEGDLMAKAGVAFHVGREGRAEFNESLAPEQGDKQLQAYNFRLIMTPDPANRVPAPKPPGYRREDFVELLPALESGKIRKLFDYPKECIFKAQTPPLPNNKYDINDVSGGFIRLSLPGKNAGWPEGTREERKAIFAEHLRDQVGMIYFLQNDDSVPAKFRDEARSWGFCKDEFTDNGHLPPELYVREARRMMGVHVFSQKDSERPANDPRAPLFTDTIAMGDYGNNCHGTFHEGPRFGGKHTGEFYNPVPPYQIPYGVLLPKTINNLLVPVAVSSTHVGFCALRLEPIWMSLGQAAGYAASLAAKDGTDVQKVPVQAIQKLLIADKSALTYFSDLPLDSPHFAAVQWWAAKGGFHGVEPWGKTLRGKKIHGQYNEAAPAHEAKVDEPLTPELRERWISLAKSNGIDVAQASSAATRGDFIRAIHP; the protein is encoded by the coding sequence ATGCGCCAGACCATCCCAATCCTGCTGTTCTCCACCTGCCTCAGCCCTGCGGCGGACGTTGTCATCTACGGGGCCACGCCGGGCGGCATCGCCTCCGCGATCTCCGCGGCGAAGTCTGGCTCCACGGTGACGGTGGTGGAGCCGGGGAACCGGATCGGCGGACTGGTGACCAGCGGCCTGTCGCACACGGATTTCCATTCCTTCGAGAGCCTTTCCGGCAGCTTCGCGGACTTCGCGTCGCGGGTGGAGGCCCACTACATCAAGACCTACGGCAAGGATTCCCAGCAGGTGAAGGACTGCTTCCGCGGCACCTTCGCGGAGCCGAAGGTGAACCTGCTGGTGCTGGAGCAGATGCTCGCGGAGCAGAAGGGCATCACCATTTTCAAAGGTTCGCACCTTTCCGGGGTGACGGTGAAGGACGGCCGCATCGTTTCCGCCAGCTTCAGTTCCGGGGACTACACCACCACGCATGACGGGAAGGTCTTCATCGACGCGACCTATGAGGGCGACCTGATGGCGAAGGCGGGCGTCGCCTTCCACGTGGGCCGCGAGGGCCGCGCCGAGTTCAACGAGTCCTTGGCTCCGGAGCAGGGCGACAAGCAGCTCCAGGCCTACAATTTCCGGCTCATCATGACGCCGGATCCGGCGAACCGGGTGCCCGCGCCGAAGCCGCCCGGCTACCGGCGGGAGGACTTCGTGGAGCTGCTGCCCGCGCTGGAGTCCGGGAAGATCAGGAAGCTGTTCGACTACCCGAAGGAGTGCATCTTCAAGGCGCAGACCCCTCCCCTGCCGAACAACAAATACGACATCAATGATGTCTCCGGCGGCTTCATCCGACTGTCCCTCCCCGGCAAGAACGCCGGCTGGCCGGAAGGCACGCGCGAGGAACGGAAGGCCATCTTCGCCGAGCACCTGCGCGACCAGGTGGGCATGATCTATTTCCTCCAGAACGATGACTCCGTCCCGGCGAAGTTCCGCGACGAGGCGCGGTCATGGGGATTCTGCAAGGACGAGTTCACGGACAACGGCCACCTGCCGCCGGAGCTGTACGTGCGTGAGGCCCGCCGCATGATGGGCGTCCATGTCTTTTCCCAGAAGGACAGCGAGCGTCCGGCCAATGACCCGCGCGCGCCGCTTTTCACCGACACCATCGCCATGGGCGACTACGGCAACAACTGCCACGGCACCTTCCACGAGGGGCCGCGCTTCGGCGGCAAGCACACCGGGGAGTTCTACAATCCGGTCCCGCCCTACCAGATCCCCTACGGCGTGCTGCTGCCGAAGACCATCAACAACCTGCTGGTCCCGGTGGCCGTGTCCTCCACCCATGTGGGCTTCTGCGCGCTGCGCCTGGAGCCGATCTGGATGTCCCTGGGCCAGGCCGCAGGGTATGCCGCATCGCTCGCCGCGAAGGACGGCACGGACGTCCAGAAGGTCCCGGTGCAGGCGATCCAGAAGCTCCTCATCGCGGACAAGTCCGCCCTCACTTACTTCAGCGACCTGCCGCTGGACTCCCCTCATTTCGCGGCGGTCCAGTGGTGGGCGGCGAAGGGCGGCTTCCACGGGGTCGAGCCATGGGGCAAGACGCTCCGCGGAAAGAAGATCCACGGCCAGTACAACGAAGCCGCACCCGCCCATGAGGCGAAGGTGGATGAGCCGCTCACCCCGGAGCTGAGGGAGCGCTGGATCTCCCTGGCGAAATCAAACGGCATCGATGTGGCGCAGGCGTCATCCGCCGCCACGCGGGGCGACTTCATCCGCGCCATCCATCCATAA
- a CDS encoding 2-dehydropantoate 2-reductase gives MKNAILKLDFWFIISSTANLRNVGRFYKQEIMRTLIIGLGALGGVIAARLLSSGADVSLAARDANSCERLKSSGLLLPLEGIKAEVKQIGTIKDYEGQSFDLIILATKAEEAMRTIGVVGGLLGEGGILIPLQNGSVYQSIADQLGADKVIGCVSHIGATMVEPGIFEQRNSGHLLIGELGGGISDRIVAVRDWLSPPVAVQVTGNFLGASWGKLLLNCSVTTIGAIVGKTMREYCETSQGKELFRKAYDEALLVARTSGVTPEASAFDPVPPGWTDRSEAGSGYDEWLEGIIKGYGDLKPSMLQDFERGRTTEIAFINGFVRDLGKRFGVRTPTNSAIVDMVRLIESGSRKPGSENIEAISRLSSPCHGR, from the coding sequence GTGAAAAACGCAATCCTGAAACTCGATTTTTGGTTTATAATCTCCTCAACCGCCAACCTCCGGAATGTTGGACGATTTTACAAACAAGAGATTATGAGAACACTGATTATCGGACTTGGAGCGCTTGGTGGAGTGATCGCGGCTAGGCTGCTTTCCTCCGGCGCTGATGTAAGCCTGGCTGCCCGTGATGCCAATTCGTGCGAGCGGCTCAAATCCTCCGGCCTTCTGCTACCACTTGAAGGAATCAAAGCTGAGGTGAAGCAAATCGGTACGATCAAGGACTATGAAGGCCAGAGCTTTGATCTCATCATCCTGGCGACCAAAGCAGAGGAAGCCATGCGCACCATCGGAGTGGTGGGTGGTCTGCTAGGGGAAGGGGGCATTCTGATTCCTCTCCAGAATGGAAGCGTTTATCAGTCAATCGCGGACCAGCTTGGTGCGGACAAGGTAATTGGCTGTGTCTCGCACATCGGAGCAACCATGGTGGAGCCAGGAATTTTCGAACAGAGAAACTCGGGCCACCTTCTGATCGGTGAGCTAGGAGGTGGAATTTCAGATCGGATTGTGGCGGTACGTGACTGGCTGTCGCCTCCTGTTGCGGTCCAGGTGACGGGAAACTTTCTGGGGGCGAGTTGGGGCAAGCTGCTCCTCAATTGTTCTGTAACGACCATCGGAGCCATCGTTGGAAAGACAATGAGGGAATACTGCGAAACCAGCCAAGGTAAGGAACTGTTCCGGAAAGCCTATGACGAGGCTCTACTTGTAGCCCGGACATCAGGAGTAACACCTGAGGCAAGCGCATTTGATCCGGTTCCTCCTGGATGGACGGACCGCAGTGAGGCTGGCTCCGGATACGATGAGTGGCTTGAAGGGATAATCAAAGGATATGGCGATCTGAAGCCGTCGATGCTACAGGACTTCGAGAGAGGAAGAACAACGGAGATTGCTTTCATCAACGGTTTTGTGCGCGACCTCGGGAAGAGGTTTGGCGTCCGGACTCCGACCAATTCAGCGATCGTCGATATGGTCAGGTTGATTGAGTCAGGCAGTCGGAAACCCGGTTCCGAGAATATCGAGGCGATCTCACGCTTATCCTCGCCCTGCCATGGCAGATGA
- a CDS encoding Lrp/AsnC family transcriptional regulator, with protein MPVGLDSIDRSILRVLQREAKIANNELADRVGLSPSPCLRRVKLLEEAGYIEKYSAVLDADKLGAGFTVFARVWLKAPDEKTIGQFVDAIMKLPEIVECHMLAGDCDFLLKIVAADLNSYRRFRVEHIGKITSIRDIKSDIPMQKIKHSSEIPV; from the coding sequence ATGCCAGTCGGTCTTGACTCCATTGATCGCTCCATCCTTCGCGTTCTCCAACGGGAAGCAAAGATTGCCAACAACGAACTCGCAGACCGGGTTGGCCTTTCACCTTCGCCCTGCCTGCGCCGGGTGAAGCTTTTGGAAGAAGCAGGCTACATCGAGAAATATTCGGCAGTCCTGGACGCCGACAAGCTTGGTGCCGGCTTCACGGTTTTTGCCAGAGTCTGGCTTAAAGCTCCGGATGAAAAGACGATCGGACAGTTCGTTGACGCAATCATGAAGCTGCCTGAGATCGTCGAATGCCACATGCTTGCCGGCGATTGCGATTTCCTGCTCAAGATCGTAGCTGCGGACTTGAATTCCTATCGTCGTTTTAGGGTGGAACACATTGGCAAGATCACCTCGATCCGGGACATCAAGTCCGACATCCCAATGCAGAAAATAAAACACTCTTCAGAAATTCCGGTGTAG
- a CDS encoding CbiX/SirB N-terminal domain-containing protein, with protein sequence MPFAPKPHSALLIVGHGSTENPDSSTPYFEHADEIRKRGLFAEVQCCFWKEEPSMREALHMIDAEEIYIVPDFISEGYFTQDIIPREFGLTGPTTRVDGKTLHYTLPVGVHPSMTGLILRRAREVAPDAAPAETTLIITGHGTGLNQNSTKAIRDQVEQIISSGAGYHRVTDAFMEEPPFIAEWDAMSPTENVVVVPFFISDGLHSYQDIPVLLGIESEVGAAASQREVFRHNPHHLRGKTLYYSSAIGTERLIADVILDQIADFDTIHKSSTILDASVSASEREALPLHRFVNEALVAGMHRIGEIEIIRSVDGFVLCHERDIDAVKHGDLSGLEAFQGSEAARDISTYAPDGAYRFTKGQTNLRGGWVMSLGSIGDLLLALDLFYPAAVGLNRAAGDGRLHVQNLRDKLNRQTGMYRSARFISSAGAQQLVRDVCGPRNQCAKRILWKIDDSTPLEDSEASRFNGISSGLPPAEVFPLLCQEACNHFVSECRKVSKAEHDAKTAAASGT encoded by the coding sequence ATGCCCTTCGCGCCGAAACCCCACAGCGCCCTCCTCATCGTAGGCCACGGTTCCACCGAGAACCCGGACTCCTCGACCCCGTATTTCGAACATGCGGACGAGATCCGCAAACGTGGCCTCTTCGCGGAGGTGCAATGCTGTTTCTGGAAAGAGGAGCCATCCATGCGGGAGGCCCTCCACATGATCGATGCGGAGGAGATCTACATCGTCCCGGACTTCATCAGTGAGGGCTACTTCACACAGGATATCATCCCGCGTGAATTCGGCCTGACCGGGCCGACCACCCGGGTGGATGGAAAGACACTGCACTACACCCTGCCGGTGGGCGTCCACCCGTCGATGACCGGGCTGATCCTGCGCCGCGCCCGGGAAGTCGCGCCGGACGCCGCTCCTGCGGAGACCACCCTCATCATCACCGGCCACGGCACGGGCCTGAACCAGAACTCCACCAAGGCCATCCGCGACCAGGTGGAGCAGATCATTTCCTCCGGCGCGGGCTACCACCGCGTGACGGATGCCTTCATGGAGGAGCCGCCGTTCATCGCGGAGTGGGACGCCATGTCTCCCACGGAGAATGTGGTGGTCGTGCCCTTCTTCATCTCCGACGGCCTGCACTCCTATCAGGACATCCCCGTGCTGTTGGGGATCGAGAGCGAGGTCGGGGCCGCCGCCAGCCAGCGGGAGGTGTTCCGCCACAACCCGCACCACCTCCGGGGGAAGACCCTCTACTATTCCTCCGCCATCGGCACGGAACGCCTGATCGCGGACGTCATCCTGGACCAGATAGCCGACTTCGACACCATCCACAAGTCCTCCACCATATTGGATGCTTCTGTCTCCGCTTCAGAACGCGAGGCACTTCCACTGCACCGGTTTGTTAACGAGGCCCTTGTGGCTGGCATGCACCGAATTGGTGAGATCGAGATCATCCGGTCCGTTGACGGCTTCGTTCTCTGCCATGAGCGGGATATCGATGCCGTTAAGCACGGCGATCTTTCCGGCTTGGAGGCCTTCCAAGGGTCGGAAGCGGCCCGTGATATTTCCACCTATGCGCCGGACGGCGCGTACCGTTTCACAAAGGGGCAGACAAACCTTCGGGGCGGCTGGGTGATGAGTCTCGGATCCATTGGAGATTTGCTCCTCGCGCTGGATCTCTTCTATCCTGCTGCGGTCGGCCTCAACAGGGCAGCAGGCGACGGCCGACTGCATGTCCAGAACCTGCGCGACAAGTTGAACCGTCAGACAGGGATGTATCGCAGCGCCCGCTTTATCAGTTCTGCCGGTGCCCAGCAGCTTGTCCGCGATGTCTGCGGACCACGCAACCAATGCGCGAAGCGGATTCTCTGGAAGATAGATGATTCCACGCCACTGGAGGACAGCGAGGCGAGTCGCTTCAACGGAATTTCCAGCGGCCTTCCACCAGCGGAAGTGTTCCCACTCCTTTGCCAGGAGGCCTGCAATCATTTCGTCTCCGAATGCCGCAAGGTCTCCAAGGCGGAGCATGATGCGAAGACGGCCGCCGCCAGCGGGACCTGA
- a CDS encoding DUF1328 domain-containing protein, translating into MLHWTLVFLVVAIVAAILGFGSLAGTAATIAKVLFLVFLVVWIVSLVTKGRR; encoded by the coding sequence ATGCTACACTGGACCCTTGTCTTTCTCGTCGTCGCCATCGTTGCCGCCATCCTTGGTTTCGGCTCCCTTGCGGGTACCGCCGCCACCATCGCAAAGGTGCTGTTCCTAGTGTTCCTCGTTGTCTGGATCGTCTCCCTGGTGACCAAGGGCAGGCGCTGA